The DNA region TAATAGATTCCGGAGATTTTAAATTGCAGATTGAGTGCAATCTTCTCTTACGAAACAGAAAAACCGGCACTCAAACCAAGCTAGACAGGACAGAACGAGCCAAAAATCTTACCGGAGCATTTTCTGTACCCTCAGAAAAAGGAGGTGTTTTGAAAAACAAAGCAGTTCTTCTGGTTGATGATATTGTCACCACCGGAGCCACAACAGAAGCATGCGCAACAGCACTTATGGAGTGTAACTGCGCATCTGTGACAGTGTTGTCATTGGCCAGGGATTGATTTACCTGCTGATGACAAATGATAATTTTCCGGTTTTATGACAGTTGCCAAGCCTTTTATATTATTTGTTTGCAAAAACATCACATTCTTTCTAAAAAAAAGTCACTTTTATAATCGGGACAGCAGGTCTGCATATTGTAAAGCTGTTAGAAAATTGTATCTTGTATTATTACCTCAAAACAACCCGTAAAGCGAAATATCACTCATCTCCATTTCACAACACTTGAGGGTCAGAAGATGCGCATAAAAATAATCTGGATGGGAAAAGTATTTCCCTCACTGCAGCTTTAGGTGAAGACACCTAAATCTTCCGCTACCCATTCAATGCGGTCGTACATCACGGGGGCACGCTAAGGTAAGCGATTTTGTAGCCCT from Chitinispirillum alkaliphilum includes:
- a CDS encoding competence protein ComF produces the protein MAWDFSFDKIHSVYDFSETIRSAAHLIKYKGKGKLAYQLGLLSGKVIPKQLLGQCDICIPVPLHSSRERQRGYNQSELFARGIIDSGDFKLQIECNLLLRNRKTGTQTKLDRTERAKNLTGAFSVPSEKGGVLKNKAVLLVDDIVTTGATTEACATALMECNCASVTVLSLARD